One Desulfobulbus oligotrophicus DNA segment encodes these proteins:
- a CDS encoding tetratricopeptide repeat protein encodes MSDHGQPLDADTLHQTFVTACAAHADGHLAEARQHYQLLLQHAPKSALVHYNIGLVYYDEGNYQQALNEFSLADTLAPPDADTLFNLAVCQKKVGDPHAAIATYQQLLLLDPNDADSHYNLGCCYRDLHDDDQAVSCYERTLMFCPTHLSATRNLAYLYHRFGQVGPAVEYYSRVLDQQPEDKAIAYLLASLQGITPASAPDEYVREFFDAYAPDFEHNLVDDLGYDNPRQLYDCLHQSTAHQYRFSHGLDLGCGTGLGGLVFQNLTTTLDGVDLSARMLDQAAAKGCYDQLHLDSILHHLSSTSETYDLFLATDVFIYVGDLAPIFTAARTVARPDALFCCTTEHLQSGGYQLLQTGRFAYTHTYMHDVAQQTGWQVLAQESDRLRQERDTWLVGDLWILKLAGPAA; translated from the coding sequence ATGTCCGATCATGGTCAACCCCTTGATGCCGACACTCTGCATCAAACGTTTGTTACCGCCTGTGCAGCGCATGCCGATGGTCATCTGGCCGAGGCCAGACAGCACTACCAGCTGCTCCTGCAACATGCGCCGAAATCTGCCCTGGTGCACTATAACATCGGCCTGGTCTATTACGATGAGGGCAACTATCAGCAGGCATTGAACGAATTTTCCCTTGCCGATACCCTGGCCCCGCCGGATGCGGATACTCTTTTTAACCTGGCTGTCTGTCAGAAAAAGGTCGGTGATCCCCATGCCGCCATTGCCACCTACCAGCAGTTGCTTCTGCTTGATCCCAACGATGCGGACAGTCATTACAATCTTGGTTGCTGCTATCGGGATCTGCACGATGACGACCAAGCTGTTTCCTGCTACGAGCGTACTTTAATGTTCTGCCCCACCCACCTGTCAGCCACCCGTAATCTGGCCTATCTTTATCACCGTTTCGGGCAGGTTGGACCGGCTGTTGAGTACTACAGCCGGGTGTTGGATCAGCAGCCGGAAGACAAGGCCATTGCCTATCTGCTGGCATCCCTGCAGGGTATTACACCTGCCAGTGCACCGGACGAGTATGTCCGTGAGTTTTTTGACGCCTATGCTCCGGACTTTGAGCACAACCTGGTCGACGATCTGGGCTATGATAATCCGCGTCAGTTGTATGACTGCCTGCATCAGAGCACTGCTCACCAATACAGGTTTAGCCATGGGCTTGATCTCGGCTGTGGAACCGGTTTGGGCGGTCTTGTGTTTCAGAATCTGACAACAACTCTTGACGGTGTTGATCTTTCCGCCAGGATGCTTGACCAGGCGGCTGCCAAGGGATGCTATGACCAGTTGCACCTGGACAGCATTCTGCATCACCTCAGCTCCACATCTGAAACCTACGACCTGTTTCTTGCCACAGATGTCTTTATTTATGTGGGTGATCTGGCGCCGATCTTTACGGCCGCCCGCACTGTTGCCCGACCGGACGCGCTGTTTTGCTGTACCACCGAGCATCTGCAGAGCGGTGGCTACCAACTGCTGCAAACCGGTCGATTTGCCTACACGCACACCTATATGCATGATGTGGCTCAACAGACCGGCTGGCAGGTGCTTGCCCAGGAGAGCGATCGTCTGCGGCAGGAGCGCGACACCTGGCTTGTGGGTGATCTGTGGATTCTCAAGCTGGCCGGCCCTGCAGCCTGA
- a CDS encoding helix-turn-helix transcriptional regulator: protein MAKYKPQHARLLFIDRKLREKRYPNRQSLAEEWETSYKTIQRDLDYMRYELDAPIEYSARYRGYYYTEEQYQLPAMHLRERDLFAIYLAEKLLTQYEGTPIYNSLCSVFRKIEDSLPDKAPACLHNDQQLFTVLPPFTTVISPEVLATVFDCLRTSTRLDIEYHSPNSKPMWRRVDPYQGVRFEGDWYVVGHCHVRQAIRTFSLARIQAAKKGTERFTRPAAFNFEQLFGSHFGIHRGEEEIEVCIHFNRHAAAYIRERQWHPTQRISEQDDGSLFLTLCVNHLSGLRRWLLSWGDGAKVLSPPALADDIRQTALRMAGVAEEKQSVPHK from the coding sequence ATGGCCAAATACAAACCACAGCACGCCCGCCTTCTGTTCATTGATCGGAAGCTGCGGGAAAAACGCTACCCCAACCGGCAGTCACTTGCTGAGGAGTGGGAAACCAGCTATAAAACAATCCAGCGTGATCTCGACTATATGCGCTACGAACTTGATGCACCGATTGAGTATTCGGCCCGGTATCGGGGCTACTACTATACTGAAGAACAGTACCAGCTGCCGGCAATGCATCTCCGGGAGCGGGATCTGTTTGCCATCTACCTGGCGGAAAAACTGCTGACACAGTACGAAGGCACGCCGATATACAACAGTCTCTGTTCAGTTTTCCGTAAAATCGAAGACAGTCTGCCGGATAAGGCCCCCGCCTGTCTGCACAATGATCAGCAACTGTTTACCGTGCTGCCTCCCTTTACCACTGTTATTTCACCTGAAGTGCTGGCAACCGTTTTTGACTGTTTGCGCACATCGACCAGGCTGGATATTGAGTATCACAGTCCAAACAGCAAGCCCATGTGGCGCCGGGTCGATCCGTATCAGGGAGTACGCTTTGAGGGTGACTGGTATGTGGTTGGTCACTGCCATGTTCGCCAGGCCATCCGCACATTCAGCCTGGCCCGCATACAGGCGGCAAAAAAAGGAACAGAACGGTTCACCCGGCCGGCTGCCTTTAACTTTGAACAACTGTTCGGCAGTCACTTCGGTATCCATCGGGGTGAGGAGGAGATCGAAGTCTGCATTCATTTTAACCGCCATGCTGCAGCCTATATTCGCGAGCGACAGTGGCATCCTACCCAACGTATCAGTGAACAGGATGACGGCAGTCTTTTCCTGACCCTTTGCGTCAACCATCTGTCAGGATTAAGGCGGTGGCTTTTGTCATGGGGTGACGGAGCAAAAGTGCTTTCTCCTCCCGCACTTGCCGATGATATCCGGCAGACAGCGTTACGGATGGCCGGTGTTGCTGAAGAAAAACAATCTGTTCCTCACAAATAG
- a CDS encoding CRISPR-associated endonuclease Cas3'', with translation MTIKKDYTFFAHSKKDCPLSEWQPLDRHLENVAHQAGLFASAFGASSWARLVGMWHDLGKFSPAFQTYIRQSNEAHIEGKPGRVDHSTAGALHSVERFGKIGRIFAYCISGHHAGLPDWQSESSPRSSLSWRLNQQELLHAARDGNISDGISNQGIPSEKSKSGTTISRSFWLRMLFSCLVDADFLDTESFMDQERSQLRTGYPELAVLEPVFAQYMSKKLANSPDTSVNRIRAEVLQACQQRALDPPGLFTLTVPTGGGKTLSSMAFALQHAIAHAKRRIIYVIPYTSIIEQTADQFRDIFADAVLEHHSNLEVSAVEEESARSRLACENWDAPVIVTTTVQFFESLFASRPSRCRKLHNIVNSVVVLDEVQLLPTDFLKPLLEVIRELQRNYGVTFVLSTATQPAFGPQKSLDFNFAGLSGLCEIVPASFNLHKRLQRTRVEVMDRFAVPLSWDRLADCLKTHESVLCIVNRRDDARTLWEKLPPGAFHLSALMCGAHRSNRIAAIKKSLDAGKPTRVVSTQLVEAGVDLDFPVVYRALAGLDSVAQAAGRCNREGVLERGLVYVFQPESRIPAGYLRQAAEIGRQLLLQGGEDPFAPRLFEQFFRLLYWTQGDRLDKENILELLGNDPELRISFRTAAEKFRLIDEKTYSPVLVSYQEGKNLLEKLRQQGPKRQLLRRAQRYVVNLPRHTHDRLVHEGAIEEVHPGMYVQGYDNLYDDDLGFCADRFWVREPDELII, from the coding sequence ATGACAATAAAAAAGGATTACACGTTTTTTGCACATTCAAAAAAAGATTGTCCCCTGTCAGAGTGGCAGCCTTTAGACCGGCATCTTGAAAATGTCGCACACCAGGCCGGTTTGTTTGCCTCTGCATTCGGAGCGTCTTCCTGGGCCCGTCTTGTCGGCATGTGGCATGACCTCGGCAAATTTTCTCCTGCGTTCCAGACGTATATTCGTCAGTCTAACGAAGCCCATATTGAGGGAAAACCCGGTCGAGTTGATCACTCAACCGCTGGAGCGCTCCACTCGGTCGAACGGTTTGGAAAAATTGGTCGTATCTTTGCCTACTGCATAAGTGGTCATCATGCAGGTTTACCGGATTGGCAAAGTGAGAGTTCCCCGCGATCTTCTCTTTCCTGGCGTCTCAATCAGCAGGAGTTGCTACATGCAGCTCGTGATGGGAATATCTCTGATGGCATCTCCAACCAGGGGATACCATCAGAGAAAAGTAAGAGCGGTACGACTATCTCGCGTTCTTTCTGGCTGAGGATGCTTTTTTCCTGTCTTGTTGACGCAGACTTTTTAGACACTGAGTCATTTATGGATCAGGAAAGATCACAACTCCGCACAGGATATCCGGAATTGGCTGTACTGGAACCGGTCTTTGCACAGTATATGTCAAAAAAACTGGCAAACAGTCCGGATACGTCCGTCAACCGTATACGGGCAGAGGTGTTGCAGGCATGTCAACAACGGGCACTTGATCCGCCCGGCCTGTTCACCCTCACCGTGCCGACAGGCGGTGGGAAAACGCTCTCTTCAATGGCCTTTGCTTTGCAACACGCCATTGCCCATGCAAAGCGGCGAATCATTTATGTTATTCCGTATACCAGTATTATTGAGCAGACTGCAGATCAGTTTCGCGACATTTTTGCTGACGCGGTTCTTGAACATCACAGCAATTTAGAAGTGTCCGCTGTGGAGGAGGAGAGTGCACGTAGCCGTTTGGCCTGCGAGAATTGGGATGCCCCCGTCATTGTGACGACAACGGTACAGTTTTTCGAATCATTGTTTGCAAGCAGACCCAGTCGTTGTCGCAAGCTGCATAACATTGTGAACAGTGTGGTGGTTTTAGATGAAGTACAGCTCTTGCCCACAGATTTTTTAAAACCACTTCTTGAAGTTATTCGTGAGTTGCAACGGAATTACGGTGTTACTTTTGTGCTTTCCACTGCCACTCAGCCGGCCTTTGGCCCGCAGAAGAGTCTGGATTTTAATTTTGCCGGTTTGTCTGGTCTTTGTGAGATCGTACCCGCCTCTTTCAACCTGCATAAACGGCTGCAGCGCACAAGGGTTGAAGTGATGGACCGTTTTGCCGTTCCATTATCTTGGGATCGACTAGCCGATTGTCTAAAAACACATGAATCAGTGTTGTGTATCGTCAATCGTCGAGACGATGCCCGTACACTTTGGGAAAAGTTGCCTCCGGGCGCGTTCCATCTCTCAGCCTTGATGTGCGGCGCGCATCGGTCAAACCGCATTGCTGCAATTAAAAAAAGTCTGGATGCCGGAAAACCGACAAGAGTTGTCAGTACGCAACTTGTTGAGGCAGGAGTGGATCTTGACTTTCCCGTTGTTTACCGGGCTCTGGCAGGTCTTGATTCGGTTGCCCAGGCAGCAGGCCGGTGTAACCGAGAAGGGGTGCTGGAAAGAGGCCTGGTATACGTGTTTCAGCCAGAAAGCAGAATACCGGCCGGCTATCTCCGACAGGCTGCAGAAATAGGTCGTCAGCTTCTGTTGCAGGGAGGAGAAGACCCGTTTGCACCACGGTTGTTTGAACAGTTTTTCCGCCTGCTTTATTGGACACAAGGAGATCGGCTGGATAAGGAAAATATCCTGGAGTTACTCGGCAATGATCCTGAGCTGCGGATCAGTTTCCGTACTGCTGCAGAAAAATTTCGTCTTATCGATGAAAAGACATACTCTCCGGTGCTGGTCAGTTATCAAGAGGGAAAAAATTTGCTTGAAAAACTGCGACAACAAGGACCGAAACGGCAGCTTTTACGACGTGCACAGCGCTATGTGGTTAACCTGCCGCGTCATACTCATGATCGTTTGGTCCATGAGGGCGCAATTGAAGAGGTGCATCCTGGTATGTATGTGCAGGGATATGATAATCTGTATGATGATGACCTTGGGTTCTGTGCTGATCGTTTTTGGGTCCGCGAACCCGATGAGTTGATAATTTAA